From the Drechmeria coniospora strain ARSEF 6962 chromosome 02, whole genome shotgun sequence genome, the window CGCAGCGGAACGAGCACCGTCAGGAAACGCAGTGCAAGAGAGGAGCCGAGACCGACCTTGTTCCTCCGGGCCATGGACAGGACTGCCTGCAACGACTGGTTCGACGAAGGCCCGGTCTGCACCGACCTCAGCGTTTGGGTCGATCGTGATCTTCTGTTCACCAACTCCTTCCGGGGCATAAAGCAcgttgtcgtcgaggtcatcAATCCTGCAGCCCTGCAAAATCCTGTTCCCGAGGGTGGCCAGACTCCAGcgacgacgctcgcctcCTCCAAGGTTGTTGCTTTCTTGAAGCCGTGGGACGATCCGCCCACGGCCCAGACTGCTGCCCTGTCATGCTCTCTCTGTAACGCGTTGGGATgtgtcggcatcgtcggtggAGTTGTCAAAATCCAAACCGCTCCCGCCGAACTGCAGCCTGGAAACCTGTTCGCCATCAAGGTCTTCccctttgccgccggccCGAAGGCGAGCGAGGGACTACGCTTTGGCAGCGAGACGAAGGCGGAAAAGGAGGAATCCGCCAAAAGATTCAGGCATATGTACTCCGGCATCAAGGGTGCCGGCGGCTTGCTCCAAGGGCCGCTCACCGATGGCATAGTTGTAGGCCTTCATGACGGACTCGAGGCTCCGTTAGGGTGGGAGGGTGGCATCGTACGCTTCGATTACAGCCCAGATTTTACACCGGCCGAGAAGGGAAAGGACGATACCCTATGGATGGCCAACCTTGATCCAAAGATATCAATCGAGTTTCAGCAACCGCAACCTCGACCGTCATGGATGGCCGAACCTGACCTCTTCGAGCTCCAGGCCACCCACGACTCCTTGCTGGTCGGCATCGATTCGCTTCTCTCCAATCTGCAGTCTCACCTGGCTCACATGTCTTCCGTTCTGCTGACGGGCTCCATGGGGTCGGGGAAGACGTCGGTGGCAAAGCACATGGCCGAGACGCTGAGGCGCGAGCACCTGTTCTACACCGTCTACTTTCCCTGTCGGAAGTTGGTCAAGGATGAGACGAGGATTTCCACCATCAAGGAAACTCTGAACCGCATCTTCATGTCGGCCAGCTGGGGGGCCCGGCTTGGCGGCAAGGctctcgtcatcctcgatgATCTCGACAGGCTGTGTCCGATCGAGACAGAGCTGCAGGTGGGAAACGACAATGGCCGAAGTCGGCAGATCAGCGAAACGGTTCGGTCGGTGGTGCGGCAGTTCTGCAAGAGGGGCAGCAATGTCGTCCTACTCGCAACGGCTGAAGGGAAAGACTCGATGAACAACGTCGTCATCAGCGGCCACGTCATTCGAGAAATTGTCGAGCTTAAGGCGCCAGACAAGGAGGCGAGGCGGAGAGTCATGGAGTCAATCGCCAATCAAGACGCTGTCGATGCAGGAGACGTCGATGAGCGGGCGAGCGAAAACAGCAGACCGCCGACTTCGGACGGGAGCGCCATCGATGCCAGCGAtgcctggatgcacggttCGGATCAACAGCTCCCCAAAGCTGGCACCGCCGGTTTTGTCCTAGAATCGGGTCTCGACTTTCTAGACATTGCAGGACTAACCGACGGTTACATGCCAGGCGACCTTGCCGTGCTGGTATCGCGCGCCAGGAACGAGGCCATCATGCGCTCGATCAGCGACGCTCCCCTCGGCTCCAGCGCCGGCTCCGTACACCTCGGTCGACAAGACTTTGACAAGGCGCTGGAAGGATTCACGCCAGCGTCACTTCGAAACGTGGCGCTTCAGAGCTCGACGGTGACGTTCAAGTCGATCGGAGGATTGCAGGAAACGCGAAAGGTTCTCCTGGAGACGCTCGAGTACCCGACGAAATACGCGCCGATCTTTGCTCAGTGCCCACTTCGGCTGCGATCAGGGTTGCTTCTGTACGGCTTCCCCGGCTGCGGCAAGACGCTGCTCGCCAGCGCAGTTGCCGGCGAATGTGGCCTGAACTTCATCAGCGTCAAGGGACCAGAAATCCTCAACAAGTACATCGGTGCTTCCGAGAAGAGCGTCAGGGACCTCTTCGATCGGGCGCAGTCGGCGAGGCCCTGCGTCCTGTTCTTCGACGAATTCGACTCGATCGCACCGAAGAGAGGACACGACTCCACCGGCGTCACGGACCGCGTCGTGAACCAGCTCCTGACGCAGATGGACGGCGCCGAAGGACTTTCCGGCGTCTATGTcctggcggcgacgtcgcgtCCAGATCTCATCGACCCGGCGCTTCTCCGGCCCGGTCGGCTGGACAAATCCCTGCTCTGCGACatgccgtcgatggaggaCCGGCTGGACATACTGAGGACCCTTTTCCAGAAGGTCCGGCTATCGGATGAACTGACGGACTCGGACGACGCCTGGATCGACATTGCGCGTCGGACCGAGGGATTCTCTGGGGCCGACCTCCAAGGCCTCGTGTCCAACGCTCAGCTGGAGGCAATCCACGACGTTCTGGACGTGAAGGCTGCACCAGGCTCGTCCGGACAAGGAATCAGCAGGGAGGCCAGCGCCCGCAACTCGACACCTAGCTTCGTCCAGTTTCGCTacggcgccgagccgtcggccgcgagcaggagcgcggccgccgcgagcaaGTCGGTGACGTTGATGGAGAAGGCGGCAATCATGGCAAAGCTGGAGCAGATCAAACTCGGGCGCAAAAGGGCGAGGCACGCACACGAAGACAAGgacccgacgacgggcgaatCCGAGGGCAAGGACGCGTCGGAACACCGAGAAGTCGTCATTGGCTTGTCGCACCTGGTCAAGGCTCTTGCCAACACGAGGGCCAGCATCAgcgccgaggagaaggcgaGGTTGCAGAGGATTTACAAAGAG encodes:
- a CDS encoding peroxin-1, which translates into the protein MAPRKNVQSSSAELSLVHLKNCLVNLPSSLVSLLLNVNTPVQNVVIELSYRPPPASGQSGSAAAPRSVFVGWTGLPSKRRPPPPVNRDGLAGSRGSSRDQEVQIVEIDATLAGTLELFDGQKVTATVHVDPPIAHTINIEPLTPEDWEMIELHATFLELNLQSQIRALPNPTYMSSDNTPVPPHPLTLHLSPTSAASIRIVSLSPAPPENTAFMKLSPNAEVIVAPKTRPKTSQSTGDHRSVASTSKSRRSGTSTVRKRSAREEPRPTLFLRAMDRTACNDWFDEGPVCTDLSVWVDRDLLFTNSFRGIKHVVVEVINPAALQNPVPEGGQTPATTLASSKVVAFLKPWDDPPTAQTAALSCSLCNALGCVGIVGGVVKIQTAPAELQPGNLFAIKVFPFAAGPKASEGLRFGSETKAEKEESAKRFRHMYSGIKGAGGLLQGPLTDGIVVGLHDGLEAPLGWEGGIVRFDYSPDFTPAEKGKDDTLWMANLDPKISIEFQQPQPRPSWMAEPDLFELQATHDSLLVGIDSLLSNLQSHLAHMSSVLLTGSMGSGKTSVAKHMAETLRREHLFYTVYFPCRKLVKDETRISTIKETLNRIFMSASWGARLGGKALVILDDLDRLCPIETELQVGNDNGRSRQISETVRSVVRQFCKRGSNVVLLATAEGKDSMNNVVISGHVIREIVELKAPDKEARRRVMESIANQDAVDAGDVDERASENSRPPTSDGSAIDASDAWMHGSDQQLPKAGTAGFVLESGLDFLDIAGLTDGYMPGDLAVLVSRARNEAIMRSISDAPLGSSAGSVHLGRQDFDKALEGFTPASLRNVALQSSTVTFKSIGGLQETRKVLLETLEYPTKYAPIFAQCPLRLRSGLLLYGFPGCGKTLLASAVAGECGLNFISVKGPEILNKYIGASEKSVRDLFDRAQSARPCVLFFDEFDSIAPKRGHDSTGVTDRVVNQLLTQMDGAEGLSGVYVLAATSRPDLIDPALLRPGRLDKSLLCDMPSMEDRLDILRTLFQKVRLSDELTDSDDAWIDIARRTEGFSGADLQGLVSNAQLEAIHDVLDVKAAPGSSGQGISREASARNSTPSFVQFRYGAEPSAASRSAAAASKSVTLMEKAAIMAKLEQIKLGRKRARHAHEDKDPTTGESEGKDASEHREVVIGLSHLVKALANTRASISAEEKARLQRIYKEFVVGRSGQMKDGQGSMEIGGRSSLM